The Limnospira fusiformis SAG 85.79 genomic interval TCCGACTCTGGCATTGAATACAGTAGAGCGGAAACCAATAAAGCAATTGTCCCCGACATAAGCCGGACCATGAATCAGAGACAAATGGGTGATTGAGGAATTTTTACCAATCCAAACGGAGTAGGATTGACCATCATCTCCTTTGACTTTGCCTTCATCTAAGCCGTGAATAACAACGCCATCTTGAATATTGGACTCATCGCCAATATAAAAGGGGAATCCTTCGTCAGCGCGGATAGAGGTTCCCGGGGCGACCAGGACATGAGCGCCGATGCGAACATCACCGATGATATTCGAGAAGGAATGAACGTAAGCTGTGGGGTCAATTTTGGGCTCCGCCAGGTTTTTAGACCAGGGTGTGGGAGGAGCCGCATGGCCTTTAACTGCCATAACTGAATTTCTCCTAACTAACTTTTTATAGGGTTGACTTTTGGTGGTACGGATAATCGATGAATTATCCCTGTAGGGGCTGGTTATTCGGTATTTTCGCGCCTTCGGGAGTATACTTGCAAACCTCCCCGTACCAGGCTTTGGGGTTAACCCAGCTCTGTTGCTCAACCTAAACGGTTCTGCTGTTTTTGACTGTAAATCTGGCCATTAGCAGTGCTAACGGTGTCAATAATGGCAACTACGGCTGCATCACTGGGTCGATTTTCGCTTCCAGGAATTTGGCGAGCCGCACTTCCGAGACTAACCAGAACCCACTCACTAAAACCCGCACCCACATAGTCGCACGCCACTTCATATTTTGATGTTGGCTCTCCCTGTTCATCTAAGAGTTGCAATAGCAAAAACTTGGAACCTCGGAGACTGGGTTCCTTCTGGGTACTAACAACTGTGCCAATAACTCTGGCAATTTGCATCTTAATTTGATGTTAAGGAACTGTACGGCAGGAACATTTTTCCCCCCGACTGAGCAGGAAAATAGATGGGGTCAATTGGTAGATTGACCTACTACGGGCGAACTATGCAGTCGGTTCGGGCTTGGCTGTGGTTGAACTACATACCCCTAGGGGTCATTGGAGTTAACCTACGGACGGTTAAGAGGACGTATCCCGGCGACGCTTTCACGGAATTGTTCTACCGCTTCGGTGTAACGAATTGGTAGGACATATTCTAGGTTTTCATGGGGACGGGCAATAATATGGGTGGAAAGAACTAACCCACCATTTACCCGTCGCACCGACTCGGTTCCGGCGGAGACAGAAGCCTGAACTTCTGACACATCTCCGCGAACAATGACGGTGACACGACCGCTACCGATTTTTTCGTAGCCTACTAAGGTTACGCGGGCAGCTTTTACCATGGAATCGGCTGCCTCTACTACCGCTGGAAAACCCAGGGTTTCTATCATGCCAACTGCAATGGCCATAGTATGTTTTGACTCCTGAACCTCGATTTGATTACCACGCCTAGATGTCGCACAGAACACTGGTTTCTACTCGGTTCGGCTCTGATGGCTTCTCAGACAAGCTATCAACTCCCTGATCCTAATTTTCAGGGAGGGAGTTTTCAGAACTTAGAGACAAGATTGGCCTTGTCTGTACGACTTTTTCGGCGATCGGGTGAGGGGGTTAACGCTTGCCCCATTACGTCTAGTAGGACCGGAACTGTTCGACCGCATCGGTGTAACGAATTGGTAGAACGTACTCTAGATTTTCATGGGGACGAGCAATGATGTGGGTTGATGATACTTCTCCACCATTCACCCGTTTGACTGACTCAATGCCAGCGGAAACTGATGCTTGTACCTCGGAGACATCTCCTCGGACAATCACGGTCACACGACCGCTGCCAATTTTCTCATATCCGACTAAAGTAACGCGCGCGGCTTTTACCATGGAGTCGGCTGCTTCTACAACAGCCGGAAAGCCTATGGTTTCAATCATTCCAACAGCGATGGACATCTTACAACTACTCCTAATTACGGACAGACTGAACTCAACTGGGCAAATCTCTTGCTAACTGAGTCCCATGACCACAAAGACTAATGATTCTTTTTGTGTATGCGGAAAAATTTTTCAACCTCCCTCAAATTATAAGAATACGAGAATTGTGGCTTCTTTGACAATATTAATCTGGATTATAATTTCTCATGTTCGAGATTATTTTTATTGATTGTTAATAGAAATTAAGGTTTTTTAAACAAAGTTAATATTTGGAGACAAAAATGCCGATTTATCTTGACTTTTGTAACAACTTGTGCTATATCCCAAAGGCAGACCCTAGGTAATTTGACTAGAAATGGCTGGTTATTGGGGATGAATTTGACGATTAGCTCTGTTTAGGACGGAAATTCTGATATATTAATCTGAGGGTTAATATTTCTTTATGTAAGTTAAATGATTCAGTTCCTCCTACAAGCTAGTTGGTGGATACCCATATATGGTCTCATGGGGGCAGTGTTGACCCTTCCTTGGTCAACGGGGTTAGTCCGACGCACAGGGCCAAGACCAGCAGCCTACTTTAATATATTGATGACTTTAGTGGGTTTTATCCACGGTGCGGTAATTTACCGATCTATCTGGTCAATGCCGGGTCAACAAATTCACATTGCATGGTTACAAGCTGCGGGATTAGACTTATCTTTTGTCCTAGATGTTTCTCCCGTAAGCCTAGGAGCCGTGGAACTGGTCACAGGTATCAGTCTAGTGGCTCAGGTTTATGCCTTGGGGTACATGGAAAAAGACTGGGCGACGGCTCGGTTTTTTGGTTTGATGGGCTTTTTTGAGGCGGCAGTGAGTGGTTTGGCTTTGAGTGACTCGCTGCTACTTAGTTATATTTTGTTGGAATTGCTGACTCTCTCAACCTATCTACTGGTGGGTTTTTGGTATGCTCAACCCCTGGTAGTCACGGCGGCGCGAGATGCGTTTTTAACTAAACGAGTGGGAGATGTATTGTTGTTAATGGGGGTGGTTTATATCGGCACGATCGCCGGTAGTTTAAACTTCTCGGATTTAGAACTATGGTCGGAAACCCACAATTTACCACCCCTTACGGCGACTTTATTAGGATTAGCCCTAATTTCTGGACCTATTGGCAAATGCGCCCAATTTCCCCTACACCTATGGCTTGATGAAGCTATGGAAGGTCCAAACCCGGCTTCTCTACTCCGAAATTCGGTAGTAGTGGCGGCGGGGGCCTATGTTCTGATTAAACTACAACCAATTGTCGCGCTGTCTCCGGTGGTGTCGGACACTTTAATTGTGTTGGGAACAGTAACGGCTATTGGGGCTTCTTTGGTGGCGATCGCTCAAATTGATATCAAACGAGCGCTTTCCCACTCTACTAGCGCCTATTTGGGTTTAGTGTTTGTAGCCGTAGGTCAAAGCCATGTGGATATAGCCCTGCTGTTACTATTCACCCATGCGATCGCCAAATGTCTGTTATTCATGAGTGCAGGTTCAGTAATTTTGACCACCAACACCCAAGACATGACCGAAATGGGGGGATTATGGTCTAAAATGCCTGCCACCACCACTGCATTTATTGTTGGTGCATCAGGAATGGTAGCCGGATTACCTTTAGGGATGTTCTGGACTTTCCGAAGGTGGGTAAGTGGTTTCTGGACTGTACCACCTTGGTTATTGATTTTGTTGCTGCTGGTGAACTTCCTCACCACCCTAGGATTAACCAGAGTTTTCGGCTTAGTCTTTACTGGTCAGTCGCAACCGAAAACCCGACGCGCCCCAGAAGTCCTGTGGCCGATGGCTTTACCAATGGTTTCCATGACTATTGTGACTCTGTTAGTGCCGATGATGCTACAAAGCTGGCAACTATTACTGAGTTGGTCAGGAACCTTCGTAGAAGCGCCCGTCTCTGGAGTCCAAGAAGTAATTAACCATGTAGCTTTACCCCTGTTGTTGGTCTCAAGTGTATTAGGGGTGGGTATAGGTAGCAGTATTTATGTATACGGGCCGGGGAGAGAACCCTATAAATTCCCCTACCAACCCATACAGGATTTACTCGCTTACGATTTCTATATCGATCGCCTTTATGGTCTGACCGTTGTATTTTTGGTTAATCGTATCTCCGCCATCAGTTATTGGATCGATCGCTATATCATCGATGGGTTTGTCAACGGCTTAGGTTTAGCCACCCTCTTTAGCGGTGAAGGACTTAAATATAGTATTTCTGGACAATCACAGTTTTATGTCTTCACCATAGCCACAGGTATAGCCGTGTTGTTGATTTTAATGCTGTGGCCATTTTAGACCCCTTCCCGACCACATTAACCGTAAAAATCGATGCTAAGTGTTTTAATTTGGATTCCGCTGTTAGCTGCCCTCCTGATTGTACTCTGGCCAAACCTCAGCCCCCAATTATCCCGTCAAATCTCCCTATTAACCGCTGGCGGGTTATTGGTGTGGTCTCTAATTTTGGCAAGGTTATTTGATCCGACTGTAGCCGATCTACAGATGGTAGAACATATTACCTGGATTCAACCCCTCGGCTTAAATTACTATCTGGGGGTAGATGGTTTATCCTTGCCGTTGGTGATTATCAATGCCTTATTAGTAGCGATCGCTATTTGGTCTTCTGACTTAGACATTTCTCGACCCCGGCTATATTATCCCCTGCTGTTGATTATCTTTGCCGGAGTCGCTGGCACCTTTTTATCCTCCAACCTGCTGCTGTTTATACTGTTTTACGAAGTCGAACTAATTCCCCTGTATCTACTCATCGCCATTTGGGGAGGCAAAAACCGAGGCTATGCAGCCACCAAGTTTCTGCTTTATACAGCAGTTTCCGGTCTGTTAATTTTAGCCGCCTTTTTAGGCATAGTCTGGTTAACCAAAGCACCTGATTTTGATTTGGATACCCTCATAACTTCCACTTTGGGAGTGTCCGCATTACCCCTCACTACCCAACTAATTCTACTGGGGGGACTGGTAATCGGATTTGGTATTAAAATCCCCGTAGTCCCCTTTCATACTTGGCTACCCGATGCCCATGTGGAAGCCTCAACCCCTGTATCAGTTTTATTGGCGGGGGTATTATTAAAGTTGGGAACCTATGGTTTACTAAGGTTTGGGGTCGGTTTATTTCCAGATGCTTGGAATGCGATCGCCCCTTATGTCGCGAGTTGGGCAGTAGTTAGCGTTTTATATGGTGCTTCCTGTGCGATTTCACAAAAAGATATCAAGAAGATGGTCGCCTATAGTTCCATCGCCCACATGGGTTATATTATCCTAGCTTTTGCCGCCGCCTCTCCCATCAGTTTACTCGGTTCAGTCATGCAAATGGTTAGTCATGGCTTAATTTCTGCCCTGCTATTTTTAACAGTGGGAGTAGTTTACAAAAAATCGGGAAGTCGAGATATCGATGTGATTCGTGGCTTATTAAACCCTGAACGCGGTTTACCTTTAATCGGTAGTATAATGATTGTCGCGGTTATGGCTAGTGCTGGTATTCCCGGTTTAGTGGGATTTGTATCAGAATTTCTTGTCTTTAGAGGCAGTATGGAAGTGTTCCCCGTGCAGACTCTTCTGTGTATGGTGGGAACTGGTTTAACTTCTGTTTACTTTCTGATTATGATTAACCGTGCCTTTTTTGGTCGCTTGTCCGAGTCAGTCATTAATTTACCAAGGGTACAATGGCGCGATCGCATTCCAGCTATAGCCTTGGCTGTGATTATCACCTTTCTAGGACTACAACCGACCATCCTAGTTAAATGGACTGAAAGCACCACATCAGCACTCATGTATAAGCCCCCAATTGTAGCTCAAATTGAATCAAATGTCAAGGCGATCGGCTTAAATTAATCTCGTCACTCAATCAAAATTGCCCACCATCTAAACTTGTGAATTTATCCACTATGACCAGCAATCAAATCCACCCATTGTTCAAATATATTGAACGCTTAGAAGCTGGTGATGCCTTATTACCAGACTCTCCCCAAAACCTCCTTGAAGTAGTTGGCATCCTCAAAAGTTACGGCATAGTTTTAGATGCCTACTCCGACAACCTGATTTATGTGGCTGACCATCAATTTTTAGTATTTTTCCCGTTTTTTAAATACTTCAATGGCGATTTAAATATCCCCAAATTGCTCAAGTATTGGTGGCACGATCGCATTAATTATGAATATGCCGAATATTGCATGAAAGGGATGTTATGGCATGGGGGAGGCGGACTAGATTCTTACTTGGATTCATCACAATTCCAACAGTTAGCAGAAGCAGCTATTCAGACTAAATTTAAAGGCAATAGTTTCATTCTGCTACTACATCAGATGTTCCCAGAATTTCTACCCGAACAAGTACGACAGTCAGCCTATTATAGCGCTTTGGGGCAATTTTGGCGAGTCATGAGTGATATTTTTATCTCCCTTTCTGACCTCTATGACCAAGGGGAAATTAAATCCATTCCCGCCGTAGTGCAGCATATCTTAGATGGATTAGTTGCCGCCGCCAATAATCCAATTACTTATGGCGTTAAATTGGGGGATAAAACATTAGATATAATCCCTAAATCTGCCGGACTCACATTTTTAATGGATACAGCAGTTCCCTATGTGGAAGCCATTTTTTTCCGTGGTACACCCTTCCCGGGTACAGTATCCTATAACGCTCAAGTTCATCAAATCCCCAGCCTACAAAAAGAATTTACATACGGTGCTTTATACGCTGACCCCCTCCCCATTGGTGGTTCCGGTATTCCCCCCACTCAATTAATGCAGGATATGCGCCATTTTTTACCTGATTATCTCCACAATATTTATAATAATAGTTGCCGAGGAGAGGATGATTTGCGTGTGCAAATATGCCAAAGTTTTCAAAAGTCTATGTTTTGTGTCACGACAGCCGCCATTAAAGGACTAGCACCCTATCCCCTGAACACTGACGACCCCGAACAAAAAAAGGCTAATCGCGCCTATCTGGAAAATTGGTTAAATCGGTTTACCACTTCCCGTTTGTCTGAGGTTAATCAACCTACTTCGACAGATTTTCAACCGTTTCTAGTGCGTTCATAGTTCATCTCAATTGGCAAATTTTTACTTTCTGAATTATGAGTTATTCAAGACTGCAAACTCTGGGAAGATATCTGCGTCCCCATTGGCAAATATCACTATTAGGAACAGTGTCTCTGTTCGTGGTAAATGTGGTGGGGGTTTATATACCTTTACTTATTCGTAATGGTGTAGATGACTTACAAGATGCCGTAGAGTTTCAGGAAGTAGGATGGCAGGTTTTATTGATGGTCGCCCTAGCATCAATTATGTGGGTGATTCGCATGACATCCCGAATTTTAATTTTTGGGGTGGGGCGACAGGTAGAATTTGACCTAAAACAGAAGATTTTTAATCATCTTATTTTCCTGGAATCTTCCTATTTTTCTAATAGTAGAATCGGGGATTTAATTAATAGGGCAACCTCTGATGTTGATAATATTCGGCGGTTGGTAGGCTTTGCAGTCCTGAGTTTAATTAATACCATATTTGCTTATGGTTTGACTTTGCCAGTCATGCTGGCTATTAATATTAAGTTGACTATATTATCGATTTCGGTTTATCCGTTGATGTTAGTGTTGGTGCAGATTTTTAGCGGTAAACTGCGAGATCAACAGATGGAAGTGCAGGAAAAACTCTCCGATTTAAGTGATTTAATTCAGGAAGATATGAGCGGCATATCTTTGATTAAAATTTATGCTCAGGAAACCGCAGAAAGGCAGGCTTTTCGAGAACATAATCAAGGGTTATTATCGGCTAATTTGAAGTTGGCGAGAACTCGAAATTTCTTGTTTCCTTTATTGGGAGGTTTGGCGAGTTTAAGTCTCCTGATTTTGCTGGCTGTGGGAAATGAGGCGATCGCTCAAGGTGATTTAAGTATCGGGGATTTTGTCGCCTTAGTATTATATGTCGAAAGGTTGGTATTTCCCACCGCTTTATTAGGCTTTACTATTACCGCTTATCAGCGGGGAGAAGTCAGTGTTGACCGGGTTGAGTCTATCCTCAGTATTAAACCTAAAATTCAAGATCCACCTCAGCCTATACCCCTGATAACTCCCGTTAAGGGGTGGTTGAGTGCGAGAGATTTAAACTATACTTACCCCGCCGCCAAAACTCCCGCCCTTAATCATGTTAATTTTACCATTCTACCAGGGGAAACTGTCGCGGTAGTCGGTCCTATTGGGTCGGGAAAAACTACCCTAGCTAATGTAATTCCTCGGCTGTTGGATATTGATATAGATAGCTTTTTTATTGATGGTCAGGATATCACTCAACTCTCTCTGGCGCAACTGAGAAAAGTAATTGCTTATGTTCCCCAGGAGAGTTTTCTATTTAGTACCACTATTGCTAATAATATTTGCTATGGTAATCCCTCAGCATTGCGATCGCAAATAGAAGCCGTTGCGAAAATTGCTCAAATTCACGATGAAATCACCAATTTTCCCAAAGGTTATGATACAATAGTTGGGGAGCGGGGTATCACCTTATCTGGTGGGCAGCGACAACGAACTGCCCTAGCTCGTGCCTTGCTTTGTGATGCTCCTATCTTGATTTTAGATGATGCCCTCTCTAGTGTAGACAATCAGACAGCCACCGACATTCTCTATAATCTGACTAGCGGGACTGTACGCCAAACGGTGTTATTCATTTCTCACCAAATGTCAGCTACAGCCAAAGCCGATCGCATTTTGGTGATGGACCAAGGCACAATAGTACAGACCGGAACCCATGACCAGTTACTACAGGAAGAGGGACTATATCGGAGACTTTGGCAACAGCATCAACTCGAACAAATGCTGGCTTGATTACAATAGGAATCATCAACTGTCAATTTATGAAACCAGAGTATGAGTGTATCGGTTGGCAACGAGTTACTACAAAAGGGAAAAACCCTCCAGAATACGGGTTTGTGTGGTTTGACCATGCAAGTAGTTTTTGCCTTCGTCGCGATTTTATCATTAATTTTCACCACCACAGGTAGAAGTATTTCTGATGATGCTAACCCCGCCCTCGGTGTAAGTGTAACCTTTGCAGTTACCGGACTAATTATCGCCGGATTTAGCATTGTTATATCATTTCGCTATGCCAACATAGGCAAACAGTTATTATCCCTCAATACAGTCAAACCCAAAAAATCCGACACAGTTAGACTCTTGCGGGTCGGCTTATTATTGGGAATGGTTGGTATCCTGATTGCATTAATGGGGTCAGGTATAACCGCATCGGTATTAATTGCCAAAACCATTTCGCAGCCACCAGGAACCACCCTAACCGAAGCCAGTGAGGCGGTTAGAGCCCTGGATGTATTTGTGATGATTGCCAATTTAAATGTACTAGCAACCCATTATGTTGGCAGTGTAGCATCAATTTGGCTACTTTATCGAATTTAGTTGCCGCGCAATCTTCCTAGGGTAGTAATATAAATAACCGCTTCATCGGTGGGGATACCCAACACCTCATTAACCAGGTTATCAAAAAAACCACCGATACCACTAGCACCTAAACGTAGGTGGGTGGCGGCGAGGTTCAATCTTTGGCCGAGATGACCAGCATCGCTATGTAAATAACGATAAGCGCGATCGCCATATTTAGCGATCGCCTTGTTCAAGTCAGCAGTATGAAAAAGCAGCGCCGCCGCATCTCGTCCCAAATCTTGTCCCAAACACAGATAATGCAACTCTCGCCGAAAATTTTTAAAGCGAATTTGCCTAAGTTCCTGTGCTTTGGGGGCATAATAATAACATCCCTCCTCTAGTCCATTCACCCCAGAGACAGCGATAAAAGATTCAATCAGACTCAAATCAAAAAAGTCCGGTGCAGCATCTAAACCCTGATAACCGTAGTGCTGATGTTGATAGGTAAAATCCAGTAGAGCGAGTAATTCTTCCAGGTTGAGATTCCCCCCACTATAGCGACGGGTTGATCGTCGGCGCAATTGGGCTGTATTTAACCCCTTGAGGTCTTTTCCCCAATCAATGGCAGGGGTGACAGTCGAGACCTTGGTGCAGAAGGGGAAATTATATTTATCTTCGGGTTCTTCTTCTGATGCTAATTTTTTCCAGCCTTGGGAACCGGAGGTGTCCGATTTAATTTGGCTGGCACAGTGGAGGTAATGGAGCATTTCCCCATCGGGAATTTCGGGATAGTCGGTTTGGGTAGCCGAGGGTAAGGCGGTTCGGAATTGGGGAAGGTTCTGGTCAATTTCCAGTAAGTCAGCCAAAGCCACCACAGCGATCGCTGCTTCCGTTTCCGAATCCAGGTATAGTAAGTTATTAAGGGTTTCGTCGGCAAATCCGCCAATTAGATGGGGACGATAGGAATTTAAGGCTCCTGCTAGTTCCAAATTACCCAATAAGTGACCTGTATCGAGAAATATGCGACGATAGGCGCGGTCTTGGTATCGCCAAGCTGAACGGTAAAATACAGCAGTAACGACCATCGCCAGTTTAGTATTTTCCAGGCATGGATGCCAAAAACAGGCTTGTTTCAACTCCGACCAAATTTGGCTATCCCAAAATTGCACTAGGGAGTGATGTAGGGTTTGATAGTTATACAGTCCCGCTGGTAATTCTGGGGTTCCCCTGGAAACTAGATAGATTTCGGCTGGATACAGTCCCCCGGCTGAGGGTGACGATCGCAAATAGTGAAATCCGCTAGTTGTGGCTAGTTTAGCGGTTAACCCATAGGTATGTAGTAGTAGACTAGATAATCGCTGCCATGGGTCTGTGTTGGCTGTGGGAATTTGAGGATCGGATATTTCTTTGAGATAGGGTTTCAGGTCAAATACCGTGCCAATCTTGTATTCTTTGAAGGGTTCTGGTTGTTTAGTCCAGTCTAACTGTTGACCCTTAGAGGCTAAGGTGTCGGGATCGTATTTGGTTCGCTCATGGTAGTATTGGGCGATGGATTTCAGTGGTTCTGACATTATGACACAGGTTAAATGTGAGGACGGACAGAATCGTTAACGGGAAAGCCAGAGATGCGATCGCGCTATGTGGTCAAAGTCCTAACGCCACTCCCCAAGTTTACACTTTTTTAGTGCGATCAGCTCGCAGCAACTGAGCAAATCTTAGCACAGTTACCAGTCAATTAGGCTGTCTGGGTTCACGCTACACAGGTTTTTCCTGCCAAATCTTGATGGGGAATTTCCACAAAATGCTTTCGCAAGTGGCGAGAGTTAATCTGATTATCGGTGGCTGACCCATAGCGCCATAATTTACTGGTGAGCAAGATTTGTGGGAAAATCAGCTTATTAACTCACCCATCAGTATACATACTTATTGGTCTCCCCAACCATGAAACCCCAGACTAACTTTATTGTCATTGATACAGAAGGACAACCGATTCTGAAAGCTATGGCGATCGTTGATCATCAGGGAAACTTAATTTATGAAGCCTTTGACGAAAGACATTGCCAAAATCCCCAACTTATCGACCAAAGTAAACCCCTGAAAACCATAGTTAATGAATTCTTAGCTATAGCCGGATCTCAAACCATTATCTGTCACTATGCACGTCATGATATGGAAGTGCTTAGGAATACATTTCGCGCTGTCGGTGTCCGACCACCTCGCCTCAGTTTTCAATGCAGTTTTGAATTGGCTCAACGCTATCTTCCACAATTAGGAAGTAATAGCCTACAAACTATTAGCAAACAGCTAAATTGAAGCCGGGATGACCAGACCAATAACCGCGATTTCCTCCATCGTGCCAAACATGATGCCTTATTTACTTATCAACTTTATCGACGCATGATTAACGAACTATTAAAAACTCGACTGCAACATCAACCCAACCCCTTTGGAACCAGCAGGGTTGATACTCCTTTCCAAAGCCACATTGATTTTAGGGCGATTTTTGACAATGAATTTGAGCGACTAAAACATATTCTTTCTGATATTAAAAATGATGTCAATCATCAGAGCAAAGGAGCCGTAGTTATTGGGGAACCAGGTTCTGGCAAAACTCACCTAATGATGAGATTAGCCCAAGATTTATTAACTAAGAATAGGCTCTTATTTATTCGGCAACCTAATAATCCTGACACGGTTCTATTTCATACCTATAGCCGCATTCTGGAGTCTTTAATTCAAACAGTTCCTGACAGTTCACATACTCAGCTTGAATATTTGCTGGCTAATAGTTTCGCGCAAATCATCAAAAATACTCAGGATTATGCTACCCCTACCACCCAAAAAGATGAACGATTAATTGAGTTAATAAAAGCCGATAATCTCAAGCTATTTACCGACCTCGGAAAAGAGGATACTCGCCTGAAACGAGAATATTGGCAACACATAGAAAAACGTGCTTATGATTGGTGGATTAATCAGTTTTCTTCTGCTGGATATGCGCCCAAAATTCTCAAAGGGATAATTCGGTTTTGTGGCTATACCGATTTTAAACGCCGTCAAACTATTACTCAGTGGTTAGCTATGAATGATGTAGCACCCGAGGAGTTAGAAAAGGTCGGTTTGGAAAGCTGGGGAGAAGACACCAGTCGGGAGGAAATTTCCCTGGCGGCGTTGGCGGTTTTTAGTAAGCTGTCTCTCTTGGATGAACCCTTAATTATTATTTTTGACCAGTTAGAAGGTTTGGGTCAAAAACACAATGAACGACTGTTACAAAGTTTTGGAGAGGCGGTTAAGGAAATCTTTACCCATGTTCCCAATAGTTTAATTATCTTAAATCTGTTTCCCGATCGCTGGTTACAATTTCAGCAGGTTTTTGATGGTTCAATTATTGACCGTATTTCTCAATCTCAAATTATCCTAAATAAGCCATCTAATGAACAACTCAAGCAATTACTTGATTTAAAAGCACAGGTGGCTGATGTGACTATTGATGAATTATTTGAACCCCAGGAAATTGCCGACATTTTAACTGCGCCTTCTATTCGTTCAGTTGTGAATGCGGCGGCGGACTACTACCGCTATAAAATTGATGGTATTTGTTTACCTCAGCGACCTGATAAATCGGGTAATTCTGGGGTTATAGGGATGATGGAAAAACAAATTCATCAGTTGAGAGAAGAGGTGGCGGAACTCAAATTCATTGTCAGTAAATTAGTTGATACTTTTAATTTAGCCGACGGGGAAAATATTGTCAGAGTTTTTCCTAATGGTATGGCGGCTAGGTCGCCAATTAACTCTTCTCGGCGTAGTCAATTAGAAGATTATCTACGACAGCAAAGGGGTATCCTAGAACAGAATTATGGTCAACCAGCGATTATTTCGGAAAGTGATGATTTCGGGAAATTAAAGATGATTATTGAATCATTAAAGCTGGTTTTGTCTCCCCTGAGTGTGGATATTTTGCGACTGGGGAAACGGGTACTTCCTGAACATTTGGTGATTAAGACAGCAACCCATCAATTTGCGATCGCTTTTTTGCACCAAAGCGGGACTCGATTTTATCACCGGATGAGAAACTTAAACGAATTGGTCAGCCATCGTCCTGATATTCATTTTAACCTGTGTCGAGATGCGCGGGAAGATTTGATATCAGGAAAGTCTAGTAAGATAGAGTTAGAAAAGTTCTGTCAGGGGAACAATAGCCATTATCTTCTGTTTGACCGAGACCAACGCATCACTTTTGAGTTAATTTATCAGGCGATCGTTGATATCCAAAATCGCGATTTAGAGATAGATTTACCAGAAGCCTTAGATATTCTCCTGTTAGACTACCAGGACTATTGGCTATTCCAAAACCTC includes:
- a CDS encoding ABC transporter ATP-binding protein → MSYSRLQTLGRYLRPHWQISLLGTVSLFVVNVVGVYIPLLIRNGVDDLQDAVEFQEVGWQVLLMVALASIMWVIRMTSRILIFGVGRQVEFDLKQKIFNHLIFLESSYFSNSRIGDLINRATSDVDNIRRLVGFAVLSLINTIFAYGLTLPVMLAINIKLTILSISVYPLMLVLVQIFSGKLRDQQMEVQEKLSDLSDLIQEDMSGISLIKIYAQETAERQAFREHNQGLLSANLKLARTRNFLFPLLGGLASLSLLILLAVGNEAIAQGDLSIGDFVALVLYVERLVFPTALLGFTITAYQRGEVSVDRVESILSIKPKIQDPPQPIPLITPVKGWLSARDLNYTYPAAKTPALNHVNFTILPGETVAVVGPIGSGKTTLANVIPRLLDIDIDSFFIDGQDITQLSLAQLRKVIAYVPQESFLFSTTIANNICYGNPSALRSQIEAVAKIAQIHDEITNFPKGYDTIVGERGITLSGGQRQRTALARALLCDAPILILDDALSSVDNQTATDILYNLTSGTVRQTVLFISHQMSATAKADRILVMDQGTIVQTGTHDQLLQEEGLYRRLWQQHQLEQMLA
- a CDS encoding DUF3611 family protein yields the protein MSVSVGNELLQKGKTLQNTGLCGLTMQVVFAFVAILSLIFTTTGRSISDDANPALGVSVTFAVTGLIIAGFSIVISFRYANIGKQLLSLNTVKPKKSDTVRLLRVGLLLGMVGILIALMGSGITASVLIAKTISQPPGTTLTEASEAVRALDVFVMIANLNVLATHYVGSVASIWLLYRI
- a CDS encoding SagB/ThcOx family dehydrogenase, yielding MSEPLKSIAQYYHERTKYDPDTLASKGQQLDWTKQPEPFKEYKIGTVFDLKPYLKEISDPQIPTANTDPWQRLSSLLLHTYGLTAKLATTSGFHYLRSSPSAGGLYPAEIYLVSRGTPELPAGLYNYQTLHHSLVQFWDSQIWSELKQACFWHPCLENTKLAMVVTAVFYRSAWRYQDRAYRRIFLDTGHLLGNLELAGALNSYRPHLIGGFADETLNNLLYLDSETEAAIAVVALADLLEIDQNLPQFRTALPSATQTDYPEIPDGEMLHYLHCASQIKSDTSGSQGWKKLASEEEPEDKYNFPFCTKVSTVTPAIDWGKDLKGLNTAQLRRRSTRRYSGGNLNLEELLALLDFTYQHQHYGYQGLDAAPDFFDLSLIESFIAVSGVNGLEEGCYYYAPKAQELRQIRFKNFRRELHYLCLGQDLGRDAAALLFHTADLNKAIAKYGDRAYRYLHSDAGHLGQRLNLAATHLRLGASGIGGFFDNLVNEVLGIPTDEAVIYITTLGRLRGN
- a CDS encoding 3'-5' exonuclease; the encoded protein is MKPQTNFIVIDTEGQPILKAMAIVDHQGNLIYEAFDERHCQNPQLIDQSKPLKTIVNEFLAIAGSQTIICHYARHDMEVLRNTFRAVGVRPPRLSFQCSFELAQRYLPQLGSNSLQTISKQLN
- a CDS encoding exonuclease, coding for MINELLKTRLQHQPNPFGTSRVDTPFQSHIDFRAIFDNEFERLKHILSDIKNDVNHQSKGAVVIGEPGSGKTHLMMRLAQDLLTKNRLLFIRQPNNPDTVLFHTYSRILESLIQTVPDSSHTQLEYLLANSFAQIIKNTQDYATPTTQKDERLIELIKADNLKLFTDLGKEDTRLKREYWQHIEKRAYDWWINQFSSAGYAPKILKGIIRFCGYTDFKRRQTITQWLAMNDVAPEELEKVGLESWGEDTSREEISLAALAVFSKLSLLDEPLIIIFDQLEGLGQKHNERLLQSFGEAVKEIFTHVPNSLIILNLFPDRWLQFQQVFDGSIIDRISQSQIILNKPSNEQLKQLLDLKAQVADVTIDELFEPQEIADILTAPSIRSVVNAAADYYRYKIDGICLPQRPDKSGNSGVIGMMEKQIHQLREEVAELKFIVSKLVDTFNLADGENIVRVFPNGMAARSPINSSRRSQLEDYLRQQRGILEQNYGQPAIISESDDFGKLKMIIESLKLVLSPLSVDILRLGKRVLPEHLVIKTATHQFAIAFLHQSGTRFYHRMRNLNELVSHRPDIHFNLCRDAREDLISGKSSKIELEKFCQGNNSHYLLFDRDQRITFELIYQAIVDIQNRDLEIDLPEALDILLLDYQDYWLFQNLTQLTLDG